One Zymoseptoria tritici IPO323 chromosome 3, whole genome shotgun sequence genomic region harbors:
- the MgEXG9 gene encoding putative glucan 1,3-beta-glucosidase (Glucan 1,3-Beta-Glucosidase (Exo-Beta-1,3-Glucanase) (Partial Conserved Domain, Glycosyl Hydrolase Family 13)), producing the protein MKVWIGVYLDGNQTTNDRQISKMYDLLDNYPHDSFAGIIVGNEVLYAKYLTATELGTQLESVRDNLTSKGISLPVATADLGDNWDATLAAQSDIVMANIHPFFAGTVAEDSASWAYTFWTGKDVPLKTQKTGSVGSITYPTQIIAEIGWPSQGGNDCGDATSPTYGCTSDTDGAVASIDNLNTFMDGWVCGALANGTTFFWFEAFDEPWKHQFDSSSNGWEPFWGIFDKDRNFKKGLTIPDCGGKTVDRPY; encoded by the exons ATGAAGGTCTGGATCGGAGTCTATCTCGATGGTAACCAAACTACGAACGACCGCCAAATATCCAAGATGtacgaccttctcgacaatTATCCTCACGATAGTTTTGCTGGCATCATCGTTGGCAACGAAGTGTTGTACGCAAAATACCTCACCGCCACTGAGCTGGGTACTCAGCTCGAGTCTGTCAGGGACAATCTCACATCGAAGGGCATCAGCTTGCCCGTCGCGACGGCGGATCTCGGAGACAACTGGGATGCGACGCTCGCGGCGCAGAGTGATATAGTCATGGCCAATATCCATCCGTTCTTTGCTGGAACAGTGGCGGAGGACTCAGCAAGCTGGGCCTACACGTTCTGGACCGGCAAAGACGTGCCCCTCAAGACCCAGAAGACGGGCTCGGTGGGAAGCATCACCTATCCTACTCAGATCATCGCCGAGATTGGCTGGCCATCGCAGGGCGGGAATGACTGTGGAGACGCGACTTCGCCCACCTATGGTTGCACGAGCGACACTGACGGAGCAGTGGCCAGCATTGATAACTTGAATACGTTCATGGACGGATGGGTTTGCGGTGCGCTTGCGAATGGCACGACGTTCTTCTG GTTCGAAGCCTTTGACGAGCCGTGGAAACATCAGTTCGACAG TTCCAGTAACGGCTGGGAG CCGTTCTGGGGCATCTTCGACAAAGATCGCAACTTCAAGAAAGGATTGACCATTCCGGACTGCGGAGGCAAGACGGTGGACAGGCCATATTGA
- a CDS encoding peptidase M3A and M3B, thimet/oligopeptidase F (Peptidase M3A and M3B, thimet/oligopeptidase F): MVVTFILLATVLQLAHGLTIERPPQAPHVFNDTVESVEQLEVTLLAAEKSAIQQILDTVSLEDANFDNTILPYVQNENIRLAKLLPIRVYDSGDLATAANEVYANVSNAVRTVFASEPYFALVDHLYQANPALSEEDEIVLKDMWNKLATSGLSLAAGAERDQYLNKLKRIEDIQDEFFANLDSPVYVYFTAEELDGVSPDTIRTFDNATGANAGKLQIDILSNDNLGELILNSVNETTRLSIFLAYERQAPANVPLVQEMIQLRFEVAQLFNFSSWTEFAIQNTLAANIEAVEDFIADLRTSVAPLGQSEQAVINDLKSKDERLVSPVGEKDIAYRWDKDRYANIERKTTDAVNDDEVKAYFPANVTVPAILDIYAQLYGLRFDRVTGQDANELSPTGKGSDLVYHPDVAMYAVWDNEAYRNACNDPNDSHFRGWLYVDIFQRPGKDNTGFEDMFVPGYYADGRRQYPSVQIVLSLPKSRGDEDAQPTLIQYHQLASIFHELGHGTHDLVSITTYARTHGTSSVPTDFIELPSQFMENYARVPEAIKQISKHWSSLSPQAAEAWRKEQSDPDAPLPPATMPDDLIAQVIKGNDFGTGFDTLASISWSRFDQDLYQLSSLDAIKNTKVAEVYNKDFRSILAIPDPSDLGQGYGWGNEVSTFGQIVEDLYAGLYYSYQWCLVRAEDVFYTAFYDDPFNSAVGWRYRQQVLQPGSSKNVSSLLPSFLGREPNNEGYYRYLGIKH; the protein is encoded by the exons ATGGTCGTGACGTTCATTCTCCTTGCTACTGTCCTGCAGCTCGCACACGGTCTTACCATTGAGAGGCCTCCGCAAGCTCCCCACGTGTTCAACGATACGGTCGAGTCTGTCGAGCAGCTCGAGGTTACACTACTGGCAGCAGAAAAAAGCGCCATTCAGCAAATTCTGGATACAGTCTCGCTGGAAGATGCCAATTTTGACAATACGATTCTTCCCTACGTGCAAAACGAGAACATTCGGCTAGCAAAACTATTGCCGATCAGAGTCTATGATTCGGGAGACCTCGCCACTGCTGCGAACGAAGTCTATGCCAATGTCTCGAACGCCGTGAGGACCGTCTTCGCCAGTGAACCCTACTTCGCCCTGGTCGATCATCTCTATCAGGCAAATCCAGCACTgagcgaagaggatgaaaTTGTCCTAAAGGACATGTGGAACAAGCTCGCCACTTCAGGTCTCAGTCTCGCGGCAGGCGCTGAGCGCGACCAGTATCTCAACAAGCTGAAGCGCATCGAAGACATCCAGGACGAATTCTTTGCAAATTTGGACAGTCCGGTCTATGTCTATTTCACAGCCGAGGAACTCGACGGAGTATCTCCTGATACAATTCGGACTTTCGACAATGCCACTGGCGCAAACGCTGGAAAGCTACAAATCGACATCTTGAGCAATGACAATCTTGGTGAATTGATCCTCAATTCCGTGAACGAGACGACCAGATTATCGATTTTCCTCGCGTATGAACGTCAGGCGCCGGCAAATGTCCCTCTCGTCCAGGAGATGATTCAGCTGCGATTCGAGGTTGCACAACTGTTCAACTTTTCGTCGTGGACTGAATTTGC TATCCAGAATACCCTGGCCGCGAACATCGAAGCGGTAGAGGACTTCATTGCAGACCTCCGGACCAGTGTTGCCCCTCTAGGCCAAAGCGAGCAAGCAGTCATCAATGACTTGAAGTCGAAAGACGAGCGACTAGTAAGCCCAGTCGGCGAAAAAGACATTGCGTACCGGTGGGACAA AGATCGTTACGCCAACATCGAACGGAAGACCACTGACGCCGTTAACGACGATGAAGTCAAGGCCTACTTCCCTGCCAATGTTACTGTACCCGCGATTTTGGACATCTACGCGCAGCTCTATGGACTGCGATTCGACCGCGTTACGGGCCAGGATGCCAACGAACTCTCGCCAACGGGCAAGGGTAGTGACTTGGTCTATCATCCCGATGTTGCAATGTATGCTGTCTGGGACAATGAGGCCTACCGTAATGCGTGCAACGACCCTAATGACAGTCATTTCCGGGGATGGCTTTATGTCGACATTTTCCAACGTCCTGGCAAGGACAACACTGGGTTTGAAGACATGTTCGTTCCCGGATATTACGCCGACGGTCGTCGGCAGTACCCATCGGTGCAAATTGTCTTGTCACTTCCAAAGTCTCGgggcgatgaggatgctCAGCCGACCCTCATTCAGTACCACCAATTGGCCTCTATATTTCACGAACTAG GGCATGGCACGCACGATCTCGTGTCAATTACGACATACGCAAGGACCCATGGTACTTCCAGTGTTCCAACGGATTTTATTGAGCTGCCAAGCCAATTTATGGAGAACTAC GCGCGTGTGCCGGAAGCGATCAAACAGATCTCTAAGCATTG GTCATCCCTCTCTCCACAAGCCGCCGAAGCATGGAGAAAGGAGCAATCCGACCCAGAcgctcctcttccgccgGCGACCATGCCCGATGACCTGATCGCACAAGTCATTAAGGGCAATGACTTTGGAACAGGTTTCGACACGCTGGCCAGCATCAGCTGGTCGCGCTTCGACCAAGACTTGTATCAGCTGTCCAGCCTCGACGCCATCAAGAATACCAAAGTCGCGGAGGTGTACAACAAA GACTTTCGCAGCATCCTCGCCATACCTGATCCTTCCGACCTCGGGCAGGGTTACGGCTGGGGTAACGAAGTGAGCACGTTCGGCCAGATTGTAGAGGATCTGTACGCTGGCTTGTACTACTCGTACCAGTGGTGTCTGGTACGAGCCGAGGACGTGTTCTATACCGCATTCTACGACGATCCCTTCAATAGCGCGGTCGGTTGGAGATATCGTCAACAGGTTTTGCAGCCTGGCAGCTCCAAGAACGTCTCGTCCTTGTTGCCATCTTTTCTCGGTCGCGAGCCGAACAATGAGGGCTATTACAGGTACTTGGGTATCAAGCATTGA